A single window of Lutzomyia longipalpis isolate SR_M1_2022 chromosome 1, ASM2433408v1 DNA harbors:
- the LOC129787073 gene encoding guanine nucleotide-binding protein-like 3 homolog, protein MALKCLKKKQSKRQPAKIKYKIQKKVREHHRKLRKEAKKAVKSGKKKPGAKKKMIQVPNICPFKEDILKEAEAARQQAEEERKQRREMLKRKRVENQTLESLVASAQTRGAIHEALTLKQTPTEGKVYKEEKSKENSLKAYFKEFKKVIAAADVILEVVDARDPLGTRCEEVEKAVRAAGGTKKLVVVLNKADLVPRENLLKWLKYLRQFGPATAFKASTQDQAQKLGRRKFTERKNEKSLQGSVCVGAELLMSMLGNYCRNQGIKTSIRVGVVGIPNVGKSSVINSLKRSRACIVGSTPGITKQMQEVELDSKINLLDCPGIVFSKGNENDVAYVLKNAQKVSDVKDPVGVATAVLQRATKMFFCKLYDITMFDTPEEFFAKKAKRMGKIKKGGRLDILAAARSVLDDWNTGKIRYCTHPPESMDTDCHVGAQIVSTEAREFDMENFEQMETEVLASFGEVKKEEVMEITSSGPVTMQEVDDDDDDDGLKNLIAARTHIIEQDEEVEMKEVGPSETKRVRRTEPQAEEKPTGEAAIPGNQSLNKDMKNRLKKQKKRQAKSQKKVDNVADVLDSFTLDTKEEDDSDDDYSFDTDFKN, encoded by the exons atgGCTCTAAAATGCCTCAAAA aaaAACAGTCAAAGAGACAACCAGCGAAGATAAAGTACAAAATCCAAAAGAAAGTCCGGGAGCATCATCGGAAATTGCGAAAGGAAGCAAAGAAAGCCGTTAAATCAGGGAAGAAGAAGCCAGGAGCTAAGAAGAAGATGATTCAGGTGCCAAATATTTGTCCATTCAAGGAAGATATTCTCAAGGAGGCAGAAGCAGCGAGGCAGCAAGCTGAGGAGGAGAGAAAGCAGCGCCGAGAGATGCTGAAGCGCAAAAGGGTGGAGAATCAGACACTGGAATCTCTCGTGGCAAGTGCACAGACTCGTGGGGCAATCCATGAAGCTCTAACGCTGAAGCAAACTCCTACAGAAGGGAAGGTTTACAAGGAAGAGAAGTCCAAGGAGAATTCCCTCAAAGCCTATTTCAAGGAGTTCAAGAAGGTCATTGCAGCTGCTGATGTGATACTTGAGGTGGTGGATGCACGTGATCCCCTTGGGACGAGGTGTGAGGAAGTTGAGAAGGCCGTGAGGGCAGCTGGGGGTACCAAGAAGCTCGTCGTTGTCCTCAATAAAGCTGATCTTGTGCCCCGAGAGAACCTCCTGAAGTGGCTGAAGTATCTGCGGCAATTTGGCCCAGCAACCGCCTTCAAAGCCTCCACACAGGATCAGGCACAGAAGCTGGGACGGAGGAAGTTCACAGAgaggaaaaatgagaaatccCTCCAAGGATCTGTATGCGTTGGAGCTGAACTCCTCATGTCCATGCTGGGAAACTACTGCAGGAATCAGGGGATCAAAACCTCCATCCGCGTTGGGGTAGTTGGGATTCCAAATGTGGGAAAGAGTTCAGTGATTAACTCCCTGAAGCGTAGTCGTGCCTGCATCGTGGGATCCACGCCGGGGATCACGAAGCAAATGCAGGAAGTGGAGCTAGATTCAAAGATTAACCTCCTCGATTGTCCGGGAATTGTCTTTTCAAAGGGGAATGAGAATGACGTGGCGTACGTTCTCAAGAATGCCCAGAAAGTGAGTGATGTGAAGGATCCCGTTGGTGTGGCCACAGCTGTCCTCCAGAGAGCCACGAAGATGTTCTTCTGCAAGCTCTACGACATCACGATGTTTGACACTCCGGAGGAATTCTTCGCGAAGAAAGCCAAAAGGATGGGGAAGATTAAGAAAGGCGGCAGATTGGATATCTTGGCAGCAGCCAGGAGTGTCCTGGATGACTGGAATACAGGTAAGATTCGCTACTGTACCCATCCTCCGGAAAGCATGGACACAGATTGTCACGTTGGAGCTCAGATTGTGAGTACAGAAGCCCGAGAATTCGACATGGAGAACTTTGAGCAGATGGAAACGGAAGTTCTGGCTAGTTTTGGGGAAGTTAAGAAGGAGGAAGTGATGGAGATCACTTCCTCTGGGCCTGTTACGATGCAGGAGGTGGAtgatgatgacgatgatgatggATTGAAGAATCTAATTGCTGCGAGGACGCATATAATTGAGCAAGATGAAGAAGTTGAGATGAAGGAAGTTGGCCCGAGTGAGACAAAACGAGTGCGCAGGACTGAACCACAAGCTGAGGAGAAGCCCACGGGAGAGGCAGCAATCCCTGGAAATCAATCTCTCAACAAGGACATGAAGAATCGCCTAAAGAAGCAGAAGAAGCGTCAAGCAAAGAGTCAGAAGAAGGTGGACAATGTGGCAGATGTCCTGGACAGCTTCACTCTGGACACAAAGGAAGAGGATGACAGTGATGATGACTACAGCTTTGACACAGACTTCAAGAACTAA
- the LOC129790288 gene encoding protein sneaky, translating into MICLLAVAGFLESIGCLVSKSIRCLFLLISIQFFGKAGRGAVKTLLFGLVITGPLRNLSKNALEINRVFICSSELAYNLSKTHLDLMILPFRTALEELQNVSQVRESFGIVDDVVDALQKEIEQEDDVAESFNGSSANPAAVTSTNSPIESLKDASQPRTDPKTITENYYRKLSKRCQEQLKSGQEDCAEIFGSLYDVCNEKFPGFLAMQLCWMMDIESLCYSKMNISTEGLCTPADILDDSFGETYLELLKERDELMEEIESVEINFSYNESDFIDKIKPEEIKSYQGDLESIFEKKKYILDYLLNLTNILIAFTYIKIIIRSVFYISSFLMELDFENIYVTSFFREIDQKRAQRGERSILPLKKIERISLVEDPLKKRRIQNDYRDLIYHLLKFLLELMAVTVFILLDWLLVVALEVVAKNGKMDFTQKGEVEVNVTIFGEGMMASVVESIISGLSVNRTVEKFEDNQECLPVPSKLSTMWFIKIYGLFLGILIMIYNESYTNRLLFFICAFHYPKRQHERSLFLYNKILQSRRDYFRHMKTILEREVQEDDAEIEIPCKKLCDLWKKIFPSSRICRICQDVDERKSDWATTRYYQKHHQDFVECSNEDCLAVYCRECWGDLEEICVLCSGIDTGSVQ; encoded by the exons ATGATCTGTTTGTTGGCTGTTGCGGGTTTTCTGGAGA GCATTGGATGCTTGGTCAGCAAGAGCATCCGCTGCCTCTTTCTCCTGATTTCCATTCAATTCTTCGGGAAGGCAGGAAGAGGTGCCGTGAAGACTCTTCTCTTTGGCCTCGTCATTACTG gtCCTCTGAGGAATCTTTCGAAGAATGCCCTGGAAATCAATCGAGTCTTTATCTGTTCATCCGAATTGGCATACAATTTGTCCAAAACTCATCTTGATCTCATGATTCTTCCCTTCCGGACTGCCCTCGAAGAGCTTCAGAATGTTTCCCAAGTTCGAGAATCTTTTGGGATTGTTGATGATGTTGTTGATGCTCTTCAGAAGGAAATTGAGCAGGAAGATGATGTTGCAGAGTCCTTCAATGGAAGTTCAGCAAATCCTGCTGCAGTAACTTCCACGAATTCTCCTATAGAAAGTTTAAAAGATGCTTCTCAACCACGAACAGATCCCAAGACAATTACAGAGAATTACTACAGGAAGCTGAGCAAGAGATGCCAGGAACAGCTTAAAAGCGGACAAGAGGATTGTGCGGAGATCTTTGGATCCCTCTATGATGTCTGCAATGAGAAATTCCCAGGATTCTTGGCAATGCAGCTCTGTTGGATGATGGACATTGAGAGTCTCTGCTATTCTAAA atGAATATCAGCACAGAAGGACTGTGTACTCCTGCAGATATCCTTGATGATTCCTTTGGTGAGACTTACCTGGAGCTGCTGAAGGAGAGGGATGAATTAATGGAGGAAATTGAGAGTGTTGAGATCAACTTTAGCTACAATGAATCGGATTTTATTGACAAGATCAA GCCTGAGGAGATCAAGTCTTATCAAGGAGATTTGGAGAGTatttttgagaagaagaagtacATCCTGGATTATCTGCTGAACCTAACAAACATCCTGATTGCCTTCACGTAtattaaaatcattataa GATCTGTCTTCTACATCTCATCCTTTCTGATGGAGCTGGATTTTGAGAATATCTACGTTACTTCCTTCTTCCGGGAAATTGACCAAAAACGAGCACAACGTGGGGAGAGATCAATTCTGCCACTTAAGAAGATCGAAAGAATTTCTCTCGTTGAAGATCCTCTAAAAAAGCGCCGCATCCAGAATGACTATCGAGATCTCATCTATCATCTCTTGAAGTTCCTCCTGGAATTAATGGCTGTGACTGTTTTCATCCTCCTCGATTGGCTTCTTGTGGTTGCCCTGGAAGTTGTGGCGAAGAATGGTAAGATGGATTTCACCCAGAAAGGAGAAGTTGAGGTCAATGTCACCATATTCGGTGAAGGAATGATGGCATCCGTTGTTGAGAGCATAATTTCCGGTTTGAGCGTCAATAGGACTGTTGAAAAATTCGAAGACAACCAGGAATGCCTCCCAGTGCCCTCAAAATTGTCCACAATGTGGTTCATAAAGATTTATGGACTCTTCCTGGGCATCCTGATTATGATTTACAATGAATCCTACACAAATCGCCTCCTCTTCTTCATTTGTGCCTTTCACTACCCAAAGAGGCAGCACGAGAGGAGCTTATTTCTCTACAATAAAATCCTCCAAAGTCGCCGAGATTACTTCCGGCACATGAAGACCATACTCGAGCGGGAAGTTCAGGAAGATGATGCAGAAATCGAGATTCCTTGCAAGAAACTCTGTGATTTGTGGAAGAAGATTTTCCCTTCATCCCGAATCTGTCGAATTTGTCAGGATGTTGATGAAAGGAAGTCGGACTGGGCTACAACAAGATATTACCAGAAACACCATCAGGATTTTGTGGAATGTTCAAATGAGGATTGTCTTGCGGTATATTGCCGGGAATGCTGGGGGGATCTCGAGGAGATTTGTGTTCTTTGCTCTGGAATTGATACCGGAAGTGTACAATAG